aacaatattcggaaaatggtaaagtgatttataaataagaacaaattgtcaatcattgagaactagacaaaggatagtggaagattgaatctcataaagactcgattgatctatttagtttcaaacgtacaaaaacgttttcagtttaaaaagaactttattattaaaacgtatataacttttataaatatctagaaccacttttgacaactcattacttaactagtatgataaagataacgatatttatattttattttattaaatatatataacgatttaaattaatattatatatatttatacgcgtattatacgtacatagttttatacttttactatacttaaactttacctttactttatttttactttactttaactttaataattcactttaataattcatactttaataattcactttaataattcatactttaataattcactttaataattcatactttaataattcactttaataattcatactttaataattcactttaataattcaaaaatctattataaatagaattcaataggtttcattatttcatagaaacttgaaaatatttttctctaaactctctcaatcgatttacatatatatatttactccgtattatttcaagatattattagtatacataaaatattacgacgaagtgctgtccgagtggtttcgaaattatttttcgagtaggataggattaaggaaattatgggttatagctatggaggtgattgagtatggttcgtgggtatgctcgcgaggtcaatatagtgtttatcatttccgttgcgtctacgtacctttcctgcaatattgaatctcaatattgatacgtgagtactcataatttaacttttacatactaatagtgtatccctgactagtgctcgagtatttaggattatgcatgcttgtacttttgatattgcccttagacaggttatgttgaatcttgaattagttacacttgcggttgagataaggtataagatatgcatgtccttggaaagctagcgaaaaattaagaacttttcctttagatatcgaatggtttcgatgaacggattagaagttataatcaattgaattttcgatatttttattaaaaatgattattattatcgtcgtttttatcgtcgttctagttttatcttattattatcattattattatctttatcaataaaagggatttatcattaaaaattgttattttttttattattactatcgttattatcgttaaagttataattagtattattattattatccaattattattattattattattggtattattattattattattatcattattaatatatatatcattatttaaaaatggttattgttattattattattactatattatcattaagataattattagtattattgttaataatgttatagtaactatcattattaatattagtgtaattaaaacaaatatttgtaacacctaattattttgattactattattatcattattatgaacacgatataaaagatgattaaaatctattaaacgaaacgattaggaaataatggataagagtatcatgatgaaattaaaatattataagatattgatttagataaaaattatcattcttattatttttatcattactattattattaaaagtatcgttagtattaaaactatcattttaacaaaaattatcattttaatagaaatgtcattgttactataaaatatcattattattattattttaaatagaattattattttaaagataatattaaaaattatcgtaaatattaaagatatcataattagaattatcgttttatcataatgtcatcttaataattataaatattgatatttttataataataataattattacaaaataatacaacttatactttctatcattatagatattattttatcaaataaatatgtgatacaaacatattttactatgtgtaataacttactttaataatacctatcattttatctttatgatattaaatgaaccctataaattttattacttaatatatataaaagtatattttattatataaatttaatataaaattttatttattaataaataaattatattatttactctaataaatcttttaaaaatattttaaaaatataaaacgacgatatttaaactatatattaatcatgtatagatttttggaaattattttgagtcaaatttacttttgttgacttttgcatattagtctcgagcattaggattgtggtacactatgacttgacataatttgttagacaaatattgaccaacacataaatatatataattaatttaggttcgtgaatccaaggccaaccttgcacttgttcaatgacgttatatgtatttttactacgaaatacagtacggtgagtttcatttgtctttttaccctttatatttttgggactgagaatacatgcgcttttataaatgtttgacgaaatagacacaagtaattgaaactacattctatggttgaattatcgaaatcgaatatgcccctttttattaaagtctggtaatctaagaattagggaacagacaccctaattgacgcgaatcctaaagatagatctattgggcctaacaaaccccatccaaagtaccggatgctttagtacttcgaaatttatatcatgtccgaaggaggatcccggaatgataggggatattcttatatgtatctagttaatgtcggttaccaggtgttcaccatatgaatgattatttttgtctctatgcatgggacgtatatttataagaactggaaatgaaattcttgtggtctattaaaatgatggaaataaatgattatgataaactaatgaactcaccaaccttttggttgacactttaaaacatgtttattctcaggtgttaaagaaatcttccgctgtgcatttgctcattttaaagatattacttggagtctttcatagcatatttcgaagaacgttgcattcgagtcattgagttcatcaaagattattattaaatcaatttatagttggatagtggatattatgaaatgatatgcatgcctgtcaattttcgatgtaaagaaagtttgtctttttaaaacgaatgcaatgtttgtaaaatgtatcatatagaggtcaaatacctcgcaatgtaatcaactattgtgaatcgtttatattgtatatgaacgggtcctttcattttatatatatgattcgaatgatgttatgaacatcattactacctcaagttttgtggataaacctactggaaatgagaaaaatagatctagcttcaaaggatccttggatggcttgaaagttcttgaagcaaaatcatgacacgaagacaaattcaagtaagatttctactcgaaataagattattatagttatagaaattgtataaaagtttgagtatgagtattaccttgaattagaaagatatattactgtaaataagaaagattacttgagattggatgatcacttgaaatggatttgcaagactgaaagtaagctagcaaacttggaagtgttgttggtgtgttcttgagtagttgttttgtaacttgatttatgtatgtatttatgaactagattgagctagattttgatgaagatgatgaagaacacttagaacaatggaagaacacttgagagagtttagtttgatgcataaaaattgaaaaatgaaagtgtttatggtgatgattgaaaaagtgatgtaggtactccatataaggtcacattagtttgtaattttgtgtaatcattcatgctagttgccaaatgatggttcccacatggttaggtgactcacatgggctgctaagagctgatcattggagtgtatataccaatagtacatacatttagaagctgtgtattgtacgagtacgaatacgggtgcatacgaatagaattgttgatgaaaacgaacgaggatgtaattgtaagaatttttgttaagtagaagtattttgataagtgttttgaagtctttcaaaagtgtatgaatacctattaaaacactacatgtatatacattttaactgagtcgttaagtcatcgttagtcgttacatataagtgttgttttgaaacctttaagttaacgatcttgttaaatgttgttaacccattgtttattatatctaatgagatgttaaattattacattatcatgatattatgatgtattaatatatcttaatatgaaatatatatatttaaatgtcgttacaacgataatcgttacatatatatctcgtttcgaaatccttaagttagtactcttgtttttacatatgtagttcattgctaatacacttaatgatatgtttacttatcatttatcatgtttaaatatagtgtatcaatatcttaatatgattcatatttatttaataagacgttgttataacgataatcgttatatatatcgttttcgagtttcttaattcaatagtctcatttttatgtatataactcattgttaaaatacctaatgagatacttacttatcataatatcatgttaactatatatatatatatatatatatatatatatatatatatatatatatatatatatatatatatatatatatatatatatatatatatatatatatccatatatatgtcatcatatagtttttacaagttttaacgttcgtgaatcggtggtcaacttgggtggtcaattgtctatatgaaacctatttcaattaatcaagtcttaacaagtttgattgcttaacatgttggaaacacttaatcatgtaaatatcaatttcatttaatatatataaacatgaaaaagtttgggtcactacacttacgaacccaacgggactaactatacgcgaaacggacacttctcaaaaaaagcTAAAcaaaacgacagcccgtatctttctgctccCTTATATACTAAATGTGGTGATGATATGTGTAGTTTCAGTTATaactgattgtagttttgagtttgcgttcacattacaaccggTCCTTCAATTTCTGCTATATTTACGCAACGACCCCTCAAGTTCACACTTTTTtaagggtaaaaagtgtaaatatataattttattaaaataaaagaaaataattccaccaaaatttataacgggccatatcttctcgctcggtgcgagttaaatttttccgagaccaccgttcaactcgaaaaatcttacgaacccaacgggactaactatacgcgaaacggacaattctcaaaaaacgctaaacaaaacgacagcccgtatctttctgctcgtCGCGAGTTAACTTTTTTCGACATgagcgtcatactcgaaataattttatgaacaaaacgataaaaagtacgtttgaaacggacactttttaaaaaacgctaaaaacaACGACGGCCCGTATCTTCTTGCTCGCCGCGAGTTATATGTTTTCGccagcaccgtcagactcgaaataattttatcaacaaaacgaaactaactacgttcgaaacggacagatttaaaaaaaaaacagtaaaTACGACAACACTAACAACGACGCTTAACACATGGAgggttttcccttctgtaaatacataaagctacgttaaatatgtATACACagaccgaaagcccccgccgcatcgcgtggGCTGGACCCGAACtagttaatactaattaataatttatatttaatattattttatatattaccgGTACataatataatgatgataatataataCAGTAATAGAATTAATGATCATCTGGTTCTAGAAATTACATCGATGAAAAGGATTTTAATGTTTTCTAGTTTAGTTTGTGGATCCAAATTttgaaaattaaatttaaatatggATTTTGCTAAAGAAATGGCATGTATGCTAGACGAACAACTACTTGAAGACAGCATTAGAATATCTCATTTTATCTAAGATTGTGTTTGTTAAAGTTATGTTCATAActacaaaactcaataaaacaAGAGAAACTGAAATTTCACCTACCTCTTCGCAACTTCCAACTTAAGAACAGATTACGTGCCTGTTAATCAGTAACTTTTCCATCTCTATCTAGTTTAGAATACTCATCAGATCGGTCCTCAATAGCTTACCGTTTGTACTCTctgtatatttagtttgtatatgtaATTGTATATAGTCGTGATACTGTGGTGGCTATGCTTCCACCGACTGTACATATTCGTTGTTTATAATAATattggcctttcaaaaaaaaaaaaaatgcgtcGTAACTTTTTTGGGGTGGGATGGGTGAAGAGACAAATATGgtttgggtaaaatgggaaaaCATTCTATTACCTTACGAAAAGGGGATGGGGAGGGGGGTTAAACATTGGTTCGTTAAAAGTGAAAAATTGGGCATTATTgggcaaatggtggtggagatttcaGGTTAAAACCGATACCTTTTGGACCAAAATCATCAAGAGTATTTATGGGCGGGATGGTGGGTAAGCATCGGTGAAGGCCACACTTTTTGGGTTTGATATTTGGCTAGGAGATCAGCTCCTCAAGGATAAGTACTCGCGTCTATATCTTCTGGAAACTGTGAACAATGCAAGCATATTCGATAGAGTTCAAAAGACTGAAGGTGGCTTCACTTTCAAGTGGGAGTGGAGCAGGACTCCAACTGGCGTGTTAACAGTGATATAGAGGCTCTTCAAATAGAAGTGGCATCGGAAAATTTTGGACAACAAGCAGGTAATCGATGGCGCTGAAACATGGTAAAAATGGACTTTATAGCACCAACGAAATGGCATGTATGCTGGACGAACAACTACTTAAAGGAAACGAAAATAATCAGGAGACTATGGTAAATAATTTGATTCCTAAATCACTTGGGATTCTAACATGGAGAATAAAAACGAAATGGCTCCCGGTTCGTGTTGAGTTAGATAGAAGAGGAATGGATCTCGGTTCGGTTCGTTGTCCCTTATGTGATGACTCACTAGAAACGGTTGATCATGTCATGATTTTTTGCATGATAGCTTAAGAAGTGTGGGAAAGGATTTATAGGTGGTGGGATTCAAGAACTTTTCTAAATTTTGTGTTGACGATATTCTCAATGGTGACGGACCAAATTGTGAACTAGGGAAGGAAAGAAAATATGGCAAGCAGTCGAATGGGTTTGTAGTTACTTGCTTTGGAGAAATCGAAATGAGAAGACATTTCGTAACAAAGTTTTGAAGGCTTCAATGATCTTTAACGAAGTACAAATtaagtgtaacaacccgactttttccgttagatatttgacgatcgttagttaaattctATGATTCTCTACTAGCTACTACATGATATGGCTTATTAAACTTACCGATGATCAAGTATTCGTGCgttttaaaatatattatatatgtgaCTCCTTTGAAATTATAATATTCTAATATTATTTGTAAAAATGAAAACCTACATTTGTGTATTATTACGTGCTTACGTATTACGGTTAGAATTTTTAAAAATTGTCTCGGTTTCCAAACCAACAACCGCCTTTTCCTGATTTCTTAATCCCGAAATATTTCTCAAGACATTCCTATgtcatattaattaataaaatatttctatattttatttcatGGATTTTATCTTTCTCGCGTAATTTAATCGCGTAACGGTATTTTTCTTGGTTCGCGTCCCGTTTGATTTTCGGGCTAATTTgtaaaaaacaaaataaaataaaataaaaattgtttGTACTCCTCTAGGCCATTCGACCgaaccacccccccccccccccccccccccaccccaaaTGTTAGGCCCAAAACCCTTATTATTTTGTAACTAGATAATATTTGATTTAAGAGGGTTTATCTCTTTTAGTAAAAATCTCAAAACCTAATCCCCATAATTAGATCAGACATATATTCTACCAGTATACATATATTCTACCAGTGCTTCCCGAAACCTTCAAAGTATATCATAGCAAGAGGCCGGGACTAGCAACCAAGCAGGAAGGGGAAGAGTTATAGTGTTAAAAAGGATCAACGACAAAGCAATCTTACCAACCCATTTATGCCTCAACACCATGATCCGACATTGAAGTTCAAGAGCAGGATCCTTAGGCAATGTATAGCTATTAACATGAATGTAAAACAAGAGTTACACAGAGGAGTTACACCGAGGAATAAACATGTTACGATTAGCCTATTCCTTCTTTATTAGGGGGGTTTGCATCGAAGGACTTCGAATTTGTTAGCCAATTTAGCCAATCGAGGTTTCCTTTCTTCCAACGACATGATATCCATTCATAGCTTTTCACTTGGATTTCGGCAAACATGTTAGCACTTGATGAACGTTTTTTTTCCCAAAGACATGTTCGTTTCTGTTTTTCCAAATTGTATAGCCAGTATTCCAAACCATAGCTTGCCATAAGGATAACCCAGTAGCCATTTTTATATTAGGATTTGAGCCTTTGAGGAGATCTTGCAAACTCGATACATTTAGGTGATTGAGATGCCACCATTTACGGACTTTATCCCATACCTCGGAGGCCATTTTGCACGAAATTAAAACATGGTGAATGGTTTTTAGGTCGTCATCACAGAACGGACATCTAACCGAATGTAAATCTATACCTCGATTGTTAAGCTCCGTTCTAACCGGGAGTTTGTTTTGGTATGCTCTCCATGAGAATATACCAATTTTTTGaggaattttattattaatgagagTAGATGTGGGATGAGGACCATTCTATGTAGTTATTTCTTCCAAAATCTTAGAGAGTGATCTTGTATTAAATTTACCAGAATTAGAGTATTTCCGGATCCATGAATCATGGTCTTTTCCTAAAGTCAAAGTGTTCTTAATTTGGAGTTCAAGCGAATTTAGATCAGAAGCTACTCTTCACTTCGGTTGTGAGGACCAGCTCCAGGTGATAGTAACAACCTCATTGTCCCACTTTAATCGATCAGCCACTGTTGCATCCTTGTTAGCATCCATCCTGAATAGTCTCGAATAAGTTTTTTTTCAAAGTGGTATCTCCGTTCCATTTGTCATGTCAAAAGCTTGTATCTAGAcctttataattaaatatatataaaattcgatCAACTGCTGTATCTTGGGAACCGTGACAGACATCTGGAAAATATAAACTGGTCCATCATTTCGGGATCGTTTATATTTTTGGATCATCAAAGTCCGACTTACGGAtcaaaagttatgaattaaacaagtttgataaatattaaaaataaaacttatgaACAGCAGGTCCACCTCGAGATTTGTGCTGATTTCTAGAAGTTTTTGACTAGTTCATTGTGTCGGGATCATCTCTTAGGTGAAGATTCATATGTGGCTCGATAAAAACCGACACCCGTGTAACAAGATATGACCCGAAGAAGTTTTTAATGAAACTTATGATAAAATATTAAAACTTAGGTTAGCATTAATTTttcataatattattaaaatacttaagttatttaattaataaatattagtAAATTAACTTATGATATGTATTCAATTAATCATTTAATTTTTATTacttatgttatataacataattaattattctaataattaaacttataatacctaataatttaattattattaatataaattatgttaatgatacctaaatataaatacttatgatattAATTAAGTATTAAATACTtagaataataattaattattaaatacttatgatataattaatatttctgtattaattaaatacttaaaataattaatatttcaatattaattaaatacttataatatgataatattaatcagATACTTATGATCATacaatttaattaatacttatgtttatttaatttaattatatacttatacttatacaaattaaattattaaattaattataatttaattaaacacttatgttatatttattatatcatttagctTATGttaacttaattaaattaacttaatttaattaaatttatgATATACTCACAAATTAACTtacattatatattaaataataatataacgtATGATATTAAAATTTATACTTATTCTTAACTATCAAGTTGACTAAGGTTGATCGGAGTAGACTTTCTCGATTGACGTTCTCGTTTGACTTTCGGTGTtgagttgactttctaaataaataaataaactttataaataaggaaacttactaaaaatagaaacttttcaaaaatagaaacttactaaaatagaaAGTATACTTGATACTTTAATTTAATCAAATCTTTAATCATTTACTTAAAGCCGCttcaagcactaggactatcatGCATTGATTTGACATAAGTTAAACATTTTCTGACCTAGTTTCATATTAGGTTAGAGTCTCGATCATCTGTGACATTTCTATTTTGTGTACACGTGATTCATTGCTatgtttaaggtgagttatagcctCTCTTTTTAAATTCTTTAAATGTCTTATaattggggtgagaatacatgcaaaagttttttttttatctctacatgttagacacaagtatCTAAACTATTCTACTTTGAGTTGAAAAGAAATATACCCTAATTTTGTAACTTCTAACTACTGCTTTCAGacactggtaggcgcgaatcctatagatagatctatcgagcctgaccgCCCCTTTCCATGCTAGTCGCACTAGTTTTCAATAAAATGTACAGTACTTCGACTTAATATACATATTTCAGTGtatatatcaatatcagtatataaGGGTAATACTGTCGAGTTAAGCTGAATTACCTAGTGCTCAGGATGTAGaatttcttttataaatgttttcaaacataaatcttgtgatctactctTATTACTTTATaaaatgttaaacctataactcactaactttatgttgacctttagcatctttattctcaggtacttagatgATTTTCTTCCGCTGTGTTGGCATAGAAGTCGCATGCTGCATAATTGGAGTTTCAAGTGTTATTTTAAACTTGATATATTCGCATTTAGGTTTTTAAGACTTAGCATTCTTAAATGTGTCTTTTTATTTCTAAATTATTTACGTTGTACTAGATCATATTGTTCTAGAAAAATTTTGATATAATAATAAATTCGAATATATTtggaaaatgtctcatatagagggcgtggccATTGCTATGGGACCTGGAGTTAACGTTGGTCGTCAAGGGTATTTTGACGGAACGTTACATTAAAAGTTTCGAGTGGATCTCTAGAAAGTGCAAAACGAATACAATCGAGTGATAGCAATGGCTTCTTAATCCGTGTTTCTATTATGGGTTGTGTTCAAATTAAACTGGTGTGGGTTGATTTTACCACTTTAAGTGTCTGCTACATTTTTGTTGATGCACAATTCCTTTGTAAATTTAGCTGTAGGATGTATGTATGCTAAGAGCATGGGACTCACATGCTTTTGTACAATGTTGGATGATCTATAAAATTTAGTTggattttctaaaaaaaaatgtgaaaatacCTTAAAGCATATTTAGATAATCTAGAGTGTATGACTAAAAATTATATTGTAAGGTTATCTTCTTTTTAGGTATTTATTAATTTCCCAAATATTTGGATTTTCAGTTAGGTCCATTGACCATAATATACGCCCAAAATAACTTGACTGTCCTCAAATAACTTATTTTCGAAAAAATCGGGAGTAATAATTTCTGATCGCGAATTAATAAAGGCAACACAAATTTACAAAATATAGCTCACAAAATGAGTTGTAGCAATATTATGTGAGGAAAGAGAAATATGTAAAAGAAAAAATACCTTGATAAATGAATTCACGTAATTTTGTAAATTAATTTTTGTCGAAGTTTTGTGGACGTAGCTTTGTGATTATCCGTTAGACTAGTCATCAATCATCAATTATCAATCATCTATCATCTATAAGTATAAAAAATAGATAGATAATAAGAAGACCGAGTACTAGAAAATCGTAACATAAACATTAGATCAAGTCACTACAAGGCTAAATTAAAGGCACAAAATCTGTTTTATTGTTACATATTTAGCCACACATCTTAATCTAATTCAATGCTTTAGTTGCAACAAAaaaaacagttttttttttttttttttttaatatataataacaagaaAAAACACAGCACCTAATGATTCAAAAATGGCACCAGTGAAAGAGCTCGTAGTTCCTGCAATACTCAAACTAATCGTCCCAGCCGGCGGTGCAAAACCAGGGCCACCAGTGGGACCCGCGTTAGGTATTTACAAAATAAACTTAATGGCATTCTGCAAAGAGTTCAATGCACGAACACAAATATACAAACCGAACACTCCAATTCCTGCAACGGTCAAGGTAGCAAAGGGTTACACGTTTGAGCTTTCTATAAAATCTCCTTCTGTCGCATGGTACTTAAAAAATGCTGCAGGGATCGAGTCAGCGAGCGGTAAACCTGGTCATGTGGTTGCGACAAGTTTAACGTTAAAACATGTTTACGAGATTGCAAAGGTTAAGCAGTCGGATCCTTATTGTCAGTATATGTCATTAGAGGCGATTTCGAGGTCAATTATTGGTACTGCAAAATCTACGGGGATTAAGATTGTTAAGGAGTTGGATTAGTCTTTTATTAATTATGATGTATGATATATTTGTGTTCGTGTTAATATTCTTCATTTTAGTTTTAAActaatatatatcattatcattatcgttatcattgtcattatcattatcataataaataAAGTGTTTACCATACACTATTCACAAAAGATATTCTGTTACTAAAAATCAATTATATTTTTGGCTAACACCAAATTGAATTGTAACAGAGAATATCATATTTACCAGTATTGATTTACCTTTAATTACATCATTTTTTATTGTGGTATGTTAAAGGTAAATCCATATTCGTACTTCTTCAATGCATGTGATACGAACATTATCATCGATATTTCTTAATTTAACGCCGCCGTTTGGTCATGGCTATCAAAGTTTGGTTATGGCGTTAATTATTATGTTCATTTTCAGCAGGCCTGCTAACTTTTGTACTTTGATACAATTACGATTCTATAAATTGGCTGTGATTTGTGTTTATTTGGAGTAACTGATTTTAATATTTTCGATACTGAAAACAATATTAGAGGGTGGAAAATATTGGGGAAGGAACAAATGGTGTAGTGTACAGGGCTCGTGCCAATTTATAACACATCTTGACTAAATTATAGGTAAATGGGTCGACATTGCAAGCTTTAGCGTTTAAATTGACTATGGTATGCTTAACACTTAAACACGCAGATTTGGGTCAACATTAGCTTATCATTACACAAATTCATGTGAAGGGTAAAGTCGACCTACATACCCTTAATTTAGCCATAAAGTAATGACAATGTTTACCTATATTTTAATGTTACAGAACTAATGTGAAGAGCTTAGAATCGGTAGGCTGTTTGAAAGTGCACATTGCGCAATAAGGTAACTTACATTTGCCTTTTGCATTGATGTAATAATCGTTGTATAAAGTAAATTACTTGTGCACTCACTACCATCTTCCCATTAGTAGGTTGTGTTATCGAATAGTAAAAAACAAATATTATATAAGCTGCTGAACAATGACATGCCAAATGTGttagatattaggacccaaacaacactagtaattctacaagactactagccgagtagtgattctatcaagatcactctaacccacttaatgaatgaaagataataaatgcgaaaatgtaagaacgacacaagatataacttggttatatgcaatcgatgtgattgctttagtccacggaccaactagagtgtgtttattactgagaatctgtatgtggt
This genomic window from Rutidosis leptorrhynchoides isolate AG116_Rl617_1_P2 chromosome 2, CSIRO_AGI_Rlap_v1, whole genome shotgun sequence contains:
- the LOC139892018 gene encoding large ribosomal subunit protein uL11m-like; protein product: MAPVKELVVPAILKLIVPAGGAKPGPPVGPALGIYKINLMAFCKEFNARTQIYKPNTPIPATVKVAKGYTFELSIKSPSVAWYLKNAAGIESASGKPGHVVATSLTLKHVYEIAKVKQSDPYCQYMSLEAISRSIIGTAKSTGIKIVKELD